A part of Misgurnus anguillicaudatus chromosome 6, ASM2758022v2, whole genome shotgun sequence genomic DNA contains:
- the det1 gene encoding DET1 homolog produces MASHNITTPEDDCPTLKPRRIQNQNVVHRLERRRICSGPPGAHWYRVRCLHQNLFPNFTVVNVEKPPCFLRKFSPDGRCFIAFSSDQTSLEIYEYQGCQAAEDLLQGQEGETLANGNDQRSLNIRGRLFERFFSLLHVTNVASNGEHLNRECSLFTDDCRYVIVGSAAYLPEEPHPHFFEVYRNNESVTPNPRSPLEDYSLHIIDLHTGRLCDTRTFKCDKIILSHNQGLYLYRNILAVLSVQQQTIHVFQVTSEGTFLDVRTIGRFCYEDDLLTLSAAYCESQAESLPGFSRLYKEKTINSLKHRLLVYLWRRAEHDGTATAKRRFFQFFDQLRQLRMWKMQLLDEHHLFIKYTSEDVVTLRVTDPSQPSFYVVYNMLTTEVIAVFENTSDKLLELFENFCDLFRNATLHSEAVQFPCSASSNNFARQVQRRFKDTIVNAKYGGHTEAVRRLLGQLPISAQSYSSSPYLDLSLFSYDDKWVSVMERPKTCGDHPIRFYARDSGLLKFKIQAGLLGRPINHTVRRLVAFTFHPFEPFAISVQRTNAEYVVNFHMRHGCV; encoded by the exons ATGGCGTCTCACAACATCACAACACCAGAAGATGATTGCCCTACTCTGAAGCCGAGACGGATTCAGAACCAGAACGTAGTCCACCGCCTGGAAAGACGCCGGATCTGCTCGGGCCCACCTGGGGCTCACTGGTACCGTGTGCGTTGCTTGCACCAAAACCTCTTCCCAAATTTCACAGTGGTGAATGTTGAGAAGCCCCCCTGCTTCCTACGGAAGTTCTCCCCTGACGGGCGCTGTTTCATCGCATTCTCTTCCGATCAAACATCCCTGGAGATCTACGAGTATCAGGGATGCCAGGCTGCAGAAGACCTCCTTCAAGGCCAGGAAGGTGAGACCCTGGCAAACGGGAACGACCAGCGCTCCCTCAATATCAGAGGTAGACTCTTCGAACGCTTCTTCTCCCTCCTCCACGTCACCAACGTCGCCTCGAATGGTGAGCACTTGAATAGAGAATGCAGTCTGTTTACGGACGACTGCAGGTATGTGATCGTCGGTTCTGCTGCTTACTTGCCCGAGGAACCTCATCCGCATTTTTTCGAGGTATACCGGAACAATGAGTCGGTGACCCCGAATCCACGCTCTCCTCTTGAGGACTACTCGCTGCACATTATAGACCTGCACACGGGACGCTTGTGCGACACGCGCACCTTTAAATGCGACAAGATCATCCTTTCACACAATCAGGGACTTTATCTGTACAGAAATATTCTGGCTGTGCTTTCTGTGCAGCAACAGACCATACACGTCTTTCAG GTCACATCAGAAGGAACCTTCCTCGACGTCCGCACCATTGGACGTTTTTGTTATGAGGATGACCTCCTGACTCTGTCTGCAGCTTACTGCGAGTCTCAGGCCGAAAGTCTGCCCGGTTTCTCTCGCCTCTACAAGGAGAAAACCATCAACTCCCTGAAACACAGGCTGCTGGTGTACCTGTGGAGGAGGGCGGAGCACGACGGCACCGCCACGGCCAAGCGGCGGTTCTTTCAGTTTTTCGATCAGCTCCGGCAGTTGCGCATGTGGAAGATGCAGCTTCTCGACGAACATCACCTCTTTATCAAGTACACAAGCGAAGACGTGGTGACACTGAGAGTCACCGACCCATCGCAG CCTTCGTTCTATGTGGTTTACAACATGCTGACGACGGAGGTGATCGCTGTTTTCGAGAACACTTCAGACAAACTCCTCGAGCTTTTCGAGAACTTCTGCGACCTCTTCCGGAACGCCACACTCCACAGCGAAGCCGTGCAGTTCCCTTGCTCTGCGTCCAGTAACAACTTTGCCCGTCAAGTGCAGCGCAG GTTTAAAGATACCATTGTAAATGCCAAGTATGGAGGGCACACGGAGGCCGTGAGAAGACTGCTGGGACAGTTGCCCATTAGCGCTCAATCCTACAGCAGCAGCCCGTATCTGGACCTCTCCCTCTTCAGCTATGATGACAAGTGGGTGTCTGTCATGGAGCGACCGAAGACCTGCGGCGATCACCCCATACG GTTTTATGCGAGGGATTCGGGGCTGCTGAAATTTAAGATCCAGGCAGGCTTGCTGGGCAGACCCATTAACCACACGGTCAGAAGACTCGTGGCGTTCACCTTCCATCCTTTCGAACCCTTCGCTATCTCCGTACAGCGCACCAACGCCGAATACGTTGTCAACTTTCACATGCGACATGGATGCGTATGA